gtcccattttctcattttagagggaggcaaggagcaaagaaagaaaggaggaggctaagcagaatttgaagagtcatttccaccttccacaccattttcaactaagatttgcagatttctttctttctttacacttttctacatttctagtgtttaattccttacttcttagcttagattaaagctttatttccatttaaactcatcatatcttgtaagcattatggatagtgagtagtttacttttgattctggagtaagggttgtaatatttgagatatttgtggattttgattgggtaatccatattttgtggccttaatgagttttattcatttcttgtaagcttaatgacatgcttaatgtaggatcccattgagtaatgttcttaatccatggttgaagcaccgaaaggagaaggccttgtgatagataatcaggaaattggacttaattaacttagacctagaaataggctaaggattaagaggattcacagattaattaaggaacttaatgggtcttaattaattctaactccacgaaagtaggattagtttgattaaggcactctttgtctcacccgaaagggaattcaaaggatttaagaattaatctccttaaaactcataagtttcataagattggacaaccaatttaaaatcccaaaatagctcgaatatgaaatcccgaactccggaatcagctttttaccattgttaatttctaatcgaatttaatcatttgccaatttaaatattgccatatttgaacttgcttatttctatttgatgcaattttagtttaattaatacattgttgaatagaatattaattttgcacatttagatttcatactccattacccattaattcatcattttaatctcataaatacttcaatttagtcaactcttatatcgaaaattcaatcattaacacaactcctcgtgggatcgatatttttctatactacttgtacgacccgtgcacttgcggttgggacgcatcagtaGCAAGGCTTGGCACATGAAGTTTCAAGATATGCATCAAATGTGGCCTTATTCCATTCAGATTCATACAACCAATCATCACTTACCAGTTGAGTTTCAGATGTGAAGTAGGAAGATCCATACTCAAACGGCAAATGTCTAAGCTGTATTGATACTCGTTTGCTTTCACCACAAGCACTATTGAATTGGCATTCCCACCTACTGTAAAAATAATCATCACTCCCATTGCTGTCCTCAAGCGAAAGGATAGCAAGTACAGTGAAACCCACGAACTCATCTCTAAGCCAATTTTGAGGCAGCTGAATAGTAATTGAAGATCCTTCACTTTGATGGTAGCAACCAAAACTTCCTAATGGAAAGGTACTTATCTGCACCATACATGAAAAACTTGAGTTTGTTGAGTTTGGATATATACATATGTGCGtgtatgtttatgtgtatgtgcgAAGGAGAGTACCTCCTTGGGAAAGAGTAAAGCAGCTCCCACAAATTGTATTCTCTGATATATTACATGCCAAAAATCTGCAATCTTCTCCTGTTCCAATCTTGAGTGATTAAAGAATGGAAAGCTATCATGATGACAGATACCTATACTATGTCTTTCCAATTCCCCTTGGTTATCTACTTTTGCATATCCTTGCAATTGTGGAAGTCTCGTCCGTTTGATTAAATCAAGTTCTTCAGGCCATATAGATGCCCTCTGGAAATTGTTTTCATCCCAAGTGCACGTAATTTCTATAATATAAATGCATGTTTCAGTTATTTTCCATTTATAAGCGAAGTTTACTTGAGAAATGTCACTTGGGATATTTCCATGGTGCAATGCAGTTGCTGAAGATTCTCCTTCGAAGATAGTTCCAGTGAATTCTAAATATTCTATATCGCCAACTTCTGGAAACTTCTCATGATTCGAGCAGCCAAGAAGGTCAATACACTTGATAGATCTTCGACATGGAACACTTGTAATCTTTCTACAGTGCCGGAAATTCATGTCAACAAGCTTGTCAAGATTTGCAATAGATGCAGGCACCTCCGTCAAACATACACTGTCTTGGCAATTAATCTTCTCAAGATTTGAGAGCCCTGATAAGTCTGGCAATTCAATCAAATTTTTACAACCATCCAGAATGATGGCTTTCAAATTTGAAAGATCCTGTTACATTAAATAACAATCATCATATGCCAAAAAACCATTTGAATTTTGCAGTCACATAAAGGGGAAAATTATTCGAAAGAATACCTGTATTCCAGTCCAAAGTCGTTCAATTTGGCTTTCAGACATGTCTAATACATCAGGGTTGTCAGGATGAAAATTTGATGGCAAAGATTTCAAAGGATAGAAATTCCATTGGAAATGTCTTAGCTCATCAGGGAGGGATTCCAAGCCTTGAGGCAAATGTATATCATGTTCGCAGCCATAACCACACAAGATGAGCAGTTTGATTTGCTTCATCTTGGCAAAAGCTGTAGGAGATAAGCATAATCCACTTAGTTTTGACTTGTCTAAGAGCATGGCTTCAATTGCTTCACTTGCCTATAATACCAAAGGGACCAAATAACAATTTAGTcttcttattaaaaaaaaaaagtgtcaaATAATGCTACACTTCATAAAGATAAACAAGTGGACTAAAACGCAAAGTCAACACTTATAGCTCTTACAGTATTTTTGGTCAACACATGACAAATATCCTCGTAATCCCATAATCTACTTCGTTTGCCTGGTTCTTTCAAGGATTCTTCACGAACAATTTGTCTACCCATTTCTTGTACCAAATCATGCATCTCTACCATGTTGTTCGAAATGTCAACAAGACACTTATCAGCAAGGACTCTTAAGTTAATTGAAGTATGAAAACCACAAGCGTCCAGTAGTTTTTCTGCATCAAATATGGACACCCCTTTAAGGAAACATGCCATATGAAGAAATGTTTGTTGCTCATCAAAGTCAAGCCCTTGGTAACTTGTTTTTAGCACATCTTGTATCTTCACGTGAGGAGTTTTCTCAAGTTTACTCAATGCACTTTCCCATTCTATCTTGCTCTTTCTATACAAAAATACACCAAGAACTTTCAGACCTAAAGGGACGCCTTCAACGTAACTTATTACTTTCTTTGATAGTCCCATCATATCTCCCTCAGGCTGTCTTTCTTTAAAGGCACACAAACTGAAAAGCTCAAGACTTTCCTGGTGAGTTAGTGCTTGAACCTTATATGTTTCATCAACTCCATCTTGAAACACTTGTTTATCTCTGCTTGTTATGATGATTCTACTTCCAGCACCAAACCAAGTATGCTTTCCAGCTAAAGCTTCTACTTGTTCAAATGTGTCTACGTCATCAAGAACAATAAGAGCCCTTACATGGCGAAGCTGCTTCCTCACAAAAGTTGGTCTCGAGTTTGACGTGCTCATGCTTGTATTTCCTTCATTCAATACATTAACAAGAATTTCATCTCGTAATTTTGTTAAACCATGTTTTGTTGATTCTTCTCTAACATTTTCAACAAAGCAA
The Hevea brasiliensis isolate MT/VB/25A 57/8 chromosome 15, ASM3005281v1, whole genome shotgun sequence genome window above contains:
- the LOC110660124 gene encoding disease resistance-like protein DSC2; this translates as MKIAANLPPIIINWVRTVIYFANYKRHHFSVVLWSITMAASSSSSSSVDSGKYDVFLSFRGDTRDNFTSHLHTALVRRGIRTFIDYRIDRGEELEQSLVEAIRESSISVIIFSEKYADSRWCLNELVECMKRKKQGKQKVLPIFYKVDPADVKHQTRSFGEAFKKYEEDVKVDKNKIQEWRTSLNEAAYLCGWDSKNTGPESILVEEIVKDILKKLGHPCLDYVEDLVGIQSQIENVESLLQIGTPDIRIVGLWGMGGIGKTTIARVIFDKSYSHFEGCCFVENVREESTKHGLTKLRDEILVNVLNEGNTSMSTSNSRPTFVRKQLRHVRALIVLDDVDTFEQVEALAGKHTWFGAGSRIIITSRDKQVFQDGVDETYKVQALTHQESLELFSLCAFKERQPEGDMMGLSKKVISYVEGVPLGLKVLGVFLYRKSKIEWESALSKLEKTPHVKIQDVLKTSYQGLDFDEQQTFLHMACFLKGVSIFDAEKLLDACGFHTSINLRVLADKCLVDISNNMVEMHDLVQEMGRQIVREESLKEPGKRSRLWDYEDICHVLTKNTASEAIEAMLLDKSKLSGLCLSPTAFAKMKQIKLLILCGYGCEHDIHLPQGLESLPDELRHFQWNFYPLKSLPSNFHPDNPDVLDMSESQIERLWTGIQDLSNLKAIILDGCKNLIELPDLSGLSNLEKINCQDSVCLTEVPASIANLDKLVDMNFRHCRKITSVPCRRSIKCIDLLGCSNHEKFPEVGDIEYLEFTGTIFEGESSATALHHGNIPSDISQVNFAYKWKITETCIYIIEITCTWDENNFQRASIWPEELDLIKRTRLPQLQGYAKVDNQGELERHSIGICHHDSFPFFNHSRLEQEKIADFWHVIYQRIQFVGAALLFPKEISTFPLGSFGCYHQSEGSSITIQLPQNWLRDEFVGFTVLAILSLEDSNGSDDYFYSRWECQFNSACGESKRVSIQLRHLPFEYGSSYFTSETQLVSDDWLYESEWNKATFDAYLETSCAKPCYKLKYILIRLMYIGDVVENPPVTQPSYSYDPSKMSLTFSFNKAEGTSIGRDLDDYHNDEKDNGKRRFDAEGTERQVIVSSPHSNEQNKGKDKILTTQGTQQSSSNQMCISNKLRKDESIEEEDEVESGYSEDHEAQEETLFMDTIVDHHFLNSTSYNHSFNTVDAQSCVFKSLAPSLECEASSSSGQAPFCILEDASLEQFNNPLESLDLSFLDLTSVVPSFTSLEEPSSPEEVEPAKTKLMEILTIKLPDLSVEQRDVALGAIKILLRSPSHTLEVRERLDKLQIEIPQLITSYSAYQLELTSLTNHLDNFVSKTTRARELTEKIKAARERDQELRNRILKLQAQINMLYEEIDILKQEAYSNKNLADTIAQEWHANSKDLQTLAASIETECPMAQKWSHQRQQVSQLVQALSNQWDALCSFQL